GCGTTATTATCATATATTTTCTAGGAATCAATAAATCCGAAAAAAGATATTTAACTGAATTAATTAAAAAAGTATTATGCAAACGATAATCAGAAAATTATTACCCGCAGGATTACGAAAATTTCTAAGGAAGATTAATAACAAAATCACTGCAAAAAAATATTATAATTATGATCTGAAAAGATATTTAAAATATTCTTCTCTTAACAATAATACCGACGATCCTGAAAAACTGATCCGTTCCATAATGCTGTCATATCATATAATAGAAAAGGGACTGACAATGCCCGAGACTAAATTAGGATTTGGGAAGGATGTTGTTAAAATATTAACAAACAATGTACAGGATTATATTGCTAAATATGGTAGCAACAATATTCAACTAATACATGCACAAGGCGTTTTGAACGAGTATATACATTTTCATATAAATAACAACTATACTCCGGATAAAGACCTGTCGGAACAAATATCAAAAATAAATATTTTAATTGGAAATGAATACCGTACAAATCAGAGAGTTATAAGTAATCAGGAATATTTCAATAAACTGGATATGCCTTTTCCCGATTTCTCTCAAAGCAGGCATTCAATAAGAAATTTTACTTCGGAAAACATTGATACTGATCTTATAATCAAATCTATTGATTTGGCGAGGAATACACCAACCGCCTGTAATCGTCAACCTGCCAAAGTACATATTTACGAAGACAAAGAAAGAATAAAGAAAATCTTGGATTTGCAAGGAGGTTCCAGAGGATTTTCACATTTGGTTAATGTCTTACTTATTATATCGGTAAAATTGGATGGTTTCGGAACATTGAGAGAAAGAAATGCTCCATATATCGACGGAGGTTTTTTCTCAATGAATTTATTATATGCACTTCATTACCATAAAATAGGAGTGTGTACATTAAATTGCAGTAATACTCCCGACAAAGATAAACTATTAAGAGAGCTATCGGAAATACCGGATAACGAAGAATTCGTAGTAATGTTAGCTTGCGGAAATGTTCCCGACTCTTTTAAAATTGCTTCTTCACCGCGTAATAACTTAACAGACTATTATTCATTCCATAAAATATAATAATGAAAGTTTTATATCTGGGCCCCAGCATCTATCTACCTAAACATGCATCGTTTAAGGACTGTTCGTCGGGATTTGATATGATGGTTTATGATATAATCGAAAATATATCCAATGATCCGGATAATAATGTAATTGTATTAACTTTAAAACTCACTGAAGAATTTGAACACAAAAAAATAACTTTCCTATCCCATACTAAAAAAGATATTATACGAAATATAAAATTTAAAAATGTAATTGAAGCCGTAAAGTCTTTTTTTATATTTAAACAACCATTTTCAGAAAGAGTAAAAACCGCCGTTTATCATTTAAATATAGGATATATAGAAAAGGTAATAAAATTACAGAAACCGGATATTATTCATATACACGGTATTACAAAAGATGCTATATCACAATTTAATACCTGCTTAAAAACGGGTGTACCTTTTATAGTAACTTTGCATGGATTGATAGGCTTAAGCGATACAATAAAAATACCTGATTTTTATAAAAAACTTGAATATAAATTATTAAAAAAAGCCGCACAGAATAATGTGCCGGTTACCGTTATAAGTCAGGGAATGATAAATAGAATTTCCGAAAAATATAATTTAAGCACAGATAATATTCATCTGATCTCGAACGGAGTAAAAATAAACAAGGTAGATAAAACAAACACAATAGATATAAAAAAAGAATACAATATTAATGATTCTAAAAAGATAATTTTATGTATCGGCAGTGTAACCGAAAACAAAAACCAACTGCAAATTGTAGATGCGGTAGAATTATTACCGGATGAGATCAAAAATAAATTTCTGATATTAATTATAGGATCAGACATGTTGGATGGAGCATTAGAAAAAAGAATTTCGGAGAAAAAGCTTGATGATTACATAAAATACGCCGGTTTCATAGAAAAAAATATGATATGGAATTATTATGAGCAAGGAGATTATGTTTTATTGGCAAGTAAAAATGAGGGCTTTGGACTTTCAATAGCAGAAGGGTTTTTTCATGGTTTACCTACTATCACTTTTTCGGATTTGGATGCTATTCCGGATTTGTATAATGAAAAAGTAATGATGTTAGCGTATGATCGAACAACAGAAAGCCTAACAAATGCTATTAATCAAGCAATCAGCAAAAACTGGGATAAAGAATATATTAAACAATATGCCTGCAAATTTTCTTATAATAATATGATTCGGAAATACCAACAATTATATGATTTATTAGTAAATAAATAACATTATTATCTATGAAATCAATTTTATCTTGTTCATTTTTAAAAACGGTTTATTTCAATTTTAAAATGTTACCCTTTAATCAGGCAATTAAATTTCCTTTTATTATAGGAAGGAAAACGCATTTTATCTCGTTGAAGGGCAATATTAAATTATTAAATCAAAAGTTATCTTCCGGCATTATTAAAATTGGTTTATCTAAAAGTGTATTATATGGAAAGCGGGAAACTGTCGATTTACATATAGACGGTACACTTGTTATTGATGGTTATGGAGAAATATTAAGAGGTTCGCGTATTTTTATCGGGGAAAATGGAAAATTATCTTTAATGAATGGATATTTTCATTTTAATGGAATTAGAATAATGTGTGCCAACGATATTCAAATAAATTGTCCGATTAGTGTCGGACAAAACACTCTTATTACTGATTCTGATTTTCATTATACAATTGATACGTTAACCGGAAAAAGAAACGTAGAAATAACCAAGCCTGTAATAATAGGTTCACACAATTGGATATCGATGGACGTTACTATTCTTAAAGGAACAGAAACTCCAAATTATTGCATTATTGGCGCTAAAAGTTTACTTAATAAAAAATATAATATTGAGGAAAATTGTTTAATTGCTGGTGTTCCGGCTCAGTTAAAACTAAAAAACATTAGAAGAGATTTTAATACATAAAACATGAAAAAAATCGGAATACTTACTTTTCAACGGGCACATAATTTAGGGGCGATGCTTCAGGCTTTTGCTCTCCAGCAGCAAATACTGGATTCGGGATATGAATGTGAACTTATCGACTATAGGAATATAGGAACTCCCGAATATTATGCCCGGTTATACAAAAAGAAAAATCCGAATATAATAAAATATTTTCTTTACCGTTTATTGCGCACATCTTTCTATCATAAATACCATAAAAAATTCAGGAATTTTCAAAAAGATAATCTTAAATATTCAAATTATTATTTTGAAGACAAAAATGTTCTGATAAAAAATAAAGTAGATGAAAATTATGATACGATAATCGTAGGAAGTGATCAGGTTTGGAATCTGGATCTTACTGATAATGATTTTTCTTATTTCCTTGACTTTTTTAATGATAATTCAAAGAAAGTTTCATATGCCGCCAGTTTGGGAAAAATAACTTATGAAGAGGATATTTTAAAAGAAATAGTATCTC
The DNA window shown above is from Bacteroidales bacterium and carries:
- a CDS encoding nitroreductase family protein; protein product: MQTIIRKLLPAGLRKFLRKINNKITAKKYYNYDLKRYLKYSSLNNNTDDPEKLIRSIMLSYHIIEKGLTMPETKLGFGKDVVKILTNNVQDYIAKYGSNNIQLIHAQGVLNEYIHFHINNNYTPDKDLSEQISKINILIGNEYRTNQRVISNQEYFNKLDMPFPDFSQSRHSIRNFTSENIDTDLIIKSIDLARNTPTACNRQPAKVHIYEDKERIKKILDLQGGSRGFSHLVNVLLIISVKLDGFGTLRERNAPYIDGGFFSMNLLYALHYHKIGVCTLNCSNTPDKDKLLRELSEIPDNEEFVVMLACGNVPDSFKIASSPRNNLTDYYSFHKI
- a CDS encoding glycosyltransferase family 4 protein; its protein translation is MKVLYLGPSIYLPKHASFKDCSSGFDMMVYDIIENISNDPDNNVIVLTLKLTEEFEHKKITFLSHTKKDIIRNIKFKNVIEAVKSFFIFKQPFSERVKTAVYHLNIGYIEKVIKLQKPDIIHIHGITKDAISQFNTCLKTGVPFIVTLHGLIGLSDTIKIPDFYKKLEYKLLKKAAQNNVPVTVISQGMINRISEKYNLSTDNIHLISNGVKINKVDKTNTIDIKKEYNINDSKKIILCIGSVTENKNQLQIVDAVELLPDEIKNKFLILIIGSDMLDGALEKRISEKKLDDYIKYAGFIEKNMIWNYYEQGDYVLLASKNEGFGLSIAEGFFHGLPTITFSDLDAIPDLYNEKVMMLAYDRTTESLTNAINQAISKNWDKEYIKQYACKFSYNNMIRKYQQLYDLLVNK